In Alkalihalobacterium alkalinitrilicum, a genomic segment contains:
- the ilvB gene encoding acetolactate synthase large subunit: MSTKLKNKDLSVVEEQQPLSGSSMLIRALAKEGVDVIFGYPGGAILPTYDEIYKSGIRHILARHEQGAIHAAEGYARVSGKPGVCIVTSGPGATNVVTGIADAMIDSLPLVVITGQVATSVIGTDAFQEADMIGITMPITKHNFQVRKVEELPRIMKEAFHIATTGRPGPVLIDLPKDVSVATGLFNYDKEVDLPGYQPTVIPNKLQIRKLAEAVAEAKKPCILSGAGVLHAHAYDELFEYAEKMRIPVASTLLGLGAFPGENELFLGMAGMHGTYAANMAIHQSDLLISIGARFDDRLTGALQHFAPNAKIAHIDIDPAEIGKNIETAIPVVGDAKAALKMLLEENGAVGETGVWLAELTKMKAEYPLWYKEDGETIKPQKLMELIYEVTNGEAIVTTDVGQHQMWAAQYYKFNKPNRWVTSGGLGTMGFGFPAAIGAQFAEPDTPVVSILGDAGFQMTAQELSILQDLNLPVKIIIVNNSALGMVRQWQQLFYEERYSNSVFNTQPNFVKLAEAYDVKGMRIDKVEDVKGALEEALAHDGPVLMDFRVTQVENVYPMIAPGKGQHEMEGIKP, from the coding sequence TTGAGTACCAAGTTGAAAAACAAAGATCTTTCAGTAGTAGAGGAGCAGCAACCATTATCAGGGTCTAGCATGTTAATTAGAGCACTTGCTAAAGAAGGTGTTGATGTTATCTTTGGCTATCCTGGTGGGGCAATTTTACCGACATATGATGAAATTTATAAGTCTGGCATTCGTCATATACTCGCTCGTCACGAGCAAGGAGCTATTCATGCGGCTGAAGGGTATGCAAGAGTCTCAGGTAAACCAGGGGTTTGTATAGTGACATCTGGTCCTGGAGCAACAAATGTTGTTACTGGTATTGCTGATGCAATGATTGACTCATTACCACTCGTTGTTATTACCGGCCAAGTGGCAACTTCAGTTATTGGTACAGATGCTTTCCAGGAAGCTGACATGATTGGTATCACAATGCCAATTACAAAGCACAATTTTCAAGTAAGAAAGGTCGAGGAACTCCCACGCATTATGAAAGAAGCTTTTCATATTGCAACAACGGGTAGACCCGGACCAGTACTTATCGATTTACCGAAAGATGTTTCAGTTGCTACAGGGTTGTTTAATTATGATAAAGAAGTGGATTTACCAGGTTATCAACCGACTGTCATTCCCAATAAATTACAAATCAGAAAACTTGCCGAAGCAGTTGCTGAAGCAAAAAAGCCTTGTATTTTATCTGGGGCTGGTGTCCTTCACGCACATGCATACGACGAATTATTTGAATACGCTGAAAAAATGCGCATTCCAGTGGCAAGTACATTATTAGGTCTTGGAGCATTTCCAGGTGAAAATGAGTTGTTTTTGGGAATGGCTGGTATGCATGGGACATACGCTGCCAATATGGCTATTCACCAAAGTGACTTATTAATTAGTATCGGTGCCCGTTTTGATGATCGCCTAACTGGAGCCTTACAGCACTTTGCTCCAAATGCAAAGATCGCTCACATCGATATCGATCCAGCTGAAATAGGTAAGAACATAGAAACAGCTATTCCAGTTGTAGGTGATGCGAAAGCAGCATTAAAAATGCTTTTAGAAGAAAATGGTGCCGTAGGAGAAACTGGAGTTTGGTTAGCTGAGTTAACAAAGATGAAAGCAGAGTATCCACTTTGGTATAAAGAAGATGGAGAAACAATAAAACCACAAAAGCTAATGGAGTTAATATATGAAGTAACAAATGGTGAAGCTATTGTTACAACAGACGTTGGGCAACATCAAATGTGGGCAGCACAATATTACAAGTTTAATAAGCCGAACCGTTGGGTTACATCAGGTGGTTTAGGAACGATGGGCTTTGGTTTTCCAGCAGCTATTGGAGCTCAATTCGCAGAGCCTGATACACCAGTCGTTTCTATCTTAGGTGATGCTGGGTTCCAAATGACAGCACAAGAGCTTTCTATCCTTCAAGATTTAAATTTACCAGTGAAAATTATTATCGTAAATAATTCTGCACTCGGTATGGTTCGTCAATGGCAACAGCTTTTCTATGAAGAACGCTACTCGAATTCAGTATTTAATACACAGCCGAACTTTGTAAAACTAGCGGAAGCTTATGATGTTAAGGGGATGCGAATTGATAAAGTCGAGGATGTAAAAGGCGCGTTAGAAGAGGCACTTGCTCACGATGGTCCAGTTTTAATGGACTTTAGAGTTACTCAAGTAGAAAACGTATATCCAATGATTGCTCCTGGTAAAGGACAGCATGAAATGGAGGGAATTAAACCATGA
- the ilvN gene encoding acetolactate synthase small subunit, with protein sequence MKRTITALVNNTSGVLNRITGLFARRNFNIESITVGITENPSISRMTFVVVVDTIGNIDQVIKQLNKQVDILKVRDITDEQTVARELALIKVGVTPQQRGEIAALVNPFRAAIIDVARENMTIEITGDHEKVEALLDLLRPYGIQDLARTGITALKRGTKRSLDTNRITLIN encoded by the coding sequence ATGAAACGAACAATAACTGCTCTAGTCAATAATACGTCAGGTGTACTTAATCGAATTACAGGGTTATTTGCCAGACGTAATTTCAATATTGAAAGTATCACTGTAGGAATAACTGAAAATCCTTCCATTTCGAGAATGACATTTGTAGTCGTTGTCGATACGATTGGGAATATTGATCAAGTCATCAAACAACTAAACAAACAAGTGGACATTCTTAAAGTAAGGGATATTACTGATGAACAAACAGTGGCTAGAGAACTAGCGTTAATTAAAGTAGGTGTTACTCCACAACAGCGTGGTGAAATAGCAGCTCTTGTCAATCCATTTAGAGCAGCGATCATTGATGTAGCTCGTGAAAATATGACGATTGAAATTACTGGAGATCATGAAAAAGTCGAGGCGTTATTAGACCTCCTTAGACCGTATGGCATTCAAGACTTAGCCCGTACAGGAATTACTGCACTTAAACGTGGAACAAAAAGATCTCTTGATACAAACCGAATTACACTAATTAATTAA
- the ilvC gene encoding ketol-acid reductoisomerase, which produces MANIYYNGDINEGVLQGKTVAIIGYGSQGHAHAQNLRESGTSVVVGLRPGKSFDQAVNDGFEVLPVREAAAKAEVIMVLLPDENQPKVYKESIEPELTAGKALVFAHGFNIHFNQIQPPADVDVFLAAPKGPGHLVRRTYTEGAGVPGLIAVYQDATGQAKELALAYAKQIGSARGGVIETTFQEETETDLFGEQAVLCGGTTALVKAGFETLVEAGYQPEVAYFECLHELKLIVDLMYEGGLEGMRYSISDTAQWGDFVAGPQVVTEDTKKAMKSILSDIQTGKFAKGWILENQANRPEFNAINESEKKHPIEVVGRELREMMPFVKAKSKGVVGSAKN; this is translated from the coding sequence ATGGCAAACATCTATTATAACGGAGATATCAACGAAGGCGTATTACAAGGGAAAACTGTAGCAATTATCGGATATGGTTCTCAAGGTCATGCTCATGCACAAAACTTACGTGAAAGTGGAACTAGTGTTGTTGTAGGCCTACGCCCAGGGAAATCTTTTGATCAAGCGGTAAATGACGGATTTGAAGTACTACCAGTTCGTGAAGCTGCTGCAAAAGCTGAAGTAATCATGGTATTACTTCCAGACGAAAACCAACCAAAAGTTTATAAAGAATCAATTGAGCCTGAATTAACAGCTGGTAAAGCATTAGTATTTGCTCACGGTTTCAACATTCACTTCAACCAAATTCAACCTCCAGCTGATGTTGATGTATTCTTAGCTGCACCTAAAGGGCCAGGACACCTAGTACGTCGTACGTACACTGAAGGTGCTGGGGTTCCAGGACTTATCGCAGTATATCAAGATGCAACAGGTCAAGCAAAAGAACTTGCATTAGCTTATGCAAAACAAATTGGGTCAGCTCGTGGTGGTGTTATTGAAACGACATTCCAAGAAGAAACAGAAACTGATTTATTCGGTGAGCAAGCAGTACTTTGTGGTGGAACTACAGCGCTAGTAAAAGCTGGTTTTGAAACGTTAGTAGAAGCAGGATATCAACCTGAAGTAGCGTACTTCGAATGTTTACATGAGTTAAAACTTATCGTTGACTTAATGTATGAAGGTGGACTTGAGGGAATGCGTTACTCAATCTCTGATACAGCTCAATGGGGTGACTTCGTTGCAGGACCTCAAGTTGTAACTGAAGATACGAAAAAAGCGATGAAATCAATCTTAAGTGATATTCAAACAGGTAAATTTGCTAAAGGTTGGATCTTAGAAAACCAAGCAAACCGTCCTGAGTTTAACGCAATCAATGAAAGTGAGAAAAAACATCCAATTGAAGTGGTTGGCCGTGAGCTTCGTGAAATGATGCCTTTCGTCAAGGCCAAATCAAAAGGAGTGGTAGGTAGTGCGAAAAATTAA